CTTCTGTAATATGATCATTCATACGTTGTTCATGAACAAGTAGACTACTCTGCAACTCATCAATGGACATAGAGTCTAGATCATGTGACTCCTCAATAGAGCAAACAACATAATCAAACTTAGAGGTCATTGACCTCAAAATTTTTTCAATGACTAACACATCTGTCAATTTTTCACCATGTAATCTCATTTTATTAGCTATGGTGAGAGTTTTGGCAAAGTATTCATTGACAGATTCTCCTGTCTTCATGTGAAGAATCTCAAACTCTTTTCGAAGAGCTTGTAACTGTGCTCTCTTGACCCGTGTGGTGCCTTGATACTTTTGTTTCAAAGAATCCCAGATATTCTTTGATGTATCTTTGTTCAGAATTGTCTCCAGAATTGAACGGTCAATTGCTTGGAACAAATAGTTCTTGGCTTTCAAGTCCTTCAGCTTTTGATCTTCAATGACTTTCCTCTGTCCTTCTGTGAGATCTGCTTCTTCTGCTGCTGCAGAGATCCCATTCTCCACCAGACTCCAATATTCCtttgatcttaaaaaattttCCATGAGCATAGACCAGTGATCGTAATGCCCATCAAACTTAGGAATTGCTGGCTGCACATAGCTGCTTTCTGATGACATATTCACGCCTGGAAGACTGCTGCTCCTTCTGCTTTCAATAAATCAAGCTCCCTAGAAAgatagctctgataccaattgttaaaAACAGGAACTGTTCAGATTGCTAGTTTATAGAAGAAGAATGATTcttaattattaatgaaaacaacagCAGCTTAAATAGCTTTACAGAAGGAGTAAAAGAAGGAAATAGCAGCCCACGTTTAACAACCTATTACGTGGTAATAGACTAAGTCAGAATTTGAAAAACTAACTACTCCCTAAACAACAGGGATTTATTAACGAAGCAGTAGCATAGGATTTGCTAACTGCACAACTAACCATAATCTAACAATATCAAAGTTGGATCCACGAAAGTTGTGTTTAAGATCTTTTCATAAAACCTACTCTGATacaatgttaaaataattcaattaatataaagaaaatatgaacACGAAAGAGAAGAAGGATAGAATTctccttttgtttgtttgtgaaaAAGTACATCatttaatctaaatacaaaaaacttatatacaggttaagctaaaaatattattctacccttaataaaaaaacaaaataaatatattatttaacagtTTTGATATGGAATCAATACTGTTTTTGATTCAAGGTTGTCCTATATCCAAGGATGTTTGGTTCGCTTGCATACAAAACAGAAGGGACACGAAGATGTGAACGGGCAGCCAGATTGCCAGAAATCTCCATCTCTTTATTTCAGGAACGAATGTTAACTGCAAATTCTATCTTGAAAATTGCATCCGCTACCTTAAGCAGGTATCAGGAAGCAATACTTGAACCATCAATTGTCTAGCCTCGCCACCAAGAGGCGTGAATGTGGCAACCACCACCTGAATCCTCCGTGAAAATTAACACAGATTCGACCCTTTCCTCTACTGGTTGTGGCTTAGGTCTTGTTATTCGAGATTATGAGAGACGAGTCCTGCTTAGTGCTCACAAATTAACGTCTTCTTCCTCAGTCATCTATTCTGTTGGAGGCAGCACAAGCTAACATGGCTAGACTAGAAGAACTTGAAATCATTATTATGGAGGacgttattattaaaaatttatttaattaacataatttaaataaattataaatgaataaaaaattaatcttaaaaaaactttagggttttttcttcaaagaagttttagtttttctagatttaatatttgatttataataactaattaaatattgataatgataaaaactaatttttatttattatttaattttttatctttcaaaattcaatataaaaagaagtGAACGAAGAGTTCTAACTTgagtttttaaaacattttcacGCTTTCTCAGCTTATTTTgagcttttttaattttttttatgcattggtttttttttttcaaaatctagaGTTTATACCCATACTTTGTTGAGAAATATttgagtttttctattttaattcaataatatatgtatttaaattaagaTGATGATATTGAAATCTTGTGAGATATATTGCAAATATTCTAGTTATACAAATAAAGAGTAATAAAGtcagaaaaacaaatcatccaggtttgaaaacaacaaaaaattcattCATTTAAATTGTCTCAACAaatgattatcatttttattttaatttaagcattgttatttttattattagtatgtaTGCtaagattttgatattattcataTTACAAGTTTGAATATATATGCTAAGTATGCATggtaatattctttttattatatttatgttaaaacttGAAAGCAtgcttgttttaaatttttattttgcatatttataaatttaaaattatatgtattctagacttaaataattttttttatattttatatattcttattatgataaattaaacATACTTACTTATATATCTAATATAATATAACATATTTTGACAATATTACCTACACCTTTCTTGTGAATAACTTAGAGTTAATTGTCATAAACGTTTAATCACATATTAtccaattttaattttggttattaTGGTTATAGTGCATTCAAATCAACTTACTTGTgtaccaagatttttttttttttttaaagataatacTAATTCtacattgatttttcttaattacaaAAGGTAGCAAAAAGAATATCCcattcaatatttttgcaagttgcccttctaaaaaaaaaaaaaaaaaaaaagccctccGTATCATTTAGCTTTGCATGTCAgtccaataattaaaaataaaatcatagaaGAGGTCAGGCATAAGTCACGAGTGGGGGGCCTACACAAGCCACACGTGGGCCACCTCTGACAGGCTACGTCCTTCAGCAGGTTTGGTTCTCTTAGATATCCAACGAGAAAGACGACATAAAACCACATATACACTAGGTTACAGGTTAAGTCTTTGGTCCACGTGTGTCAAATCATATAGCTAGGGACACCTAGTAAGATAACCCACGCGTTacataatcattatttttagaaaacttTTGTCGTAAAAACAGCGTCGCAATAGACTCTTCAGAGACAGCAAAGCATTGCTTGTACTCCACCCCTCCAGCCCTCACTCCTTGTCATGCTTATCAGCCCGCTTAGGATCATCGTGTAAATGtacttattgttatttttaaaaatatattaaaataataatttttttaatttttaaaaattatttttaatattagtatattaaaataatctaaatatactaaaaaaattaatttcaagcaaaaaaaatataaaaaaatttaaattttttcaaaaatacttttaaaacataaaaataaataaaatctttttcaagataaaagactcgattcattttattaatttataatttataatttttttaaatgaggaaTTTGGTCCATATTTATCGAAAGATAATTATGCTTcctagtgtaaaaaaaaaaaaaacaactcttatatatcttctaacaaaaataatgtaaattttaaCTTACTCTTTCTTCTATTTAAACAATATTAAGTTATCTGGTGTTGAATGAATTCTTGTGTTTTTAATGTCTTTAgttcttttattgatttcttgTTAATCGTATTAAACTATCCatgtaatttgaattttgagattAGTCATTAGATGAATATGTATTAGACGGAAGTGAAggtacataattttaaaattattgggaaaaagatttaatctcaattatatataaactgatataatatatttaataataagttAACAGTTAAAACTTAAAACTACTTAAGAGCTAACTCATGGTTTAAAAACTAGGAAAACTAACATTGTTAATAATGAGGGAGtggtaacaattattttttaaaataatattttgtttggaaatatattaaaataatattattttttatttttaaaaaaattatttttgacattatcacatcaaaataataaataaaacataaaaagtaattttaaataaaaaaatttcaatttttttataaatatcatttgaaaTACAATTTCAAACGATCCCAATAAGTTTTAGAGTCTGTATTGTGTTAAGAATgtaatataaattgtttttcaaagtgttttttattaagaaaaacatttaaataatattatttttttcaaaatttatttgtaatattagtGCATTAAAAcggttcaaaaatatataaaaataataatttaaaactaaaaaattaatttttttaaaaagcaatattaataaaatccatGATGCATTCTAATAAGTTTAAAAACTCGGATTAATTTCTCCATGTGAAGAACACTGTCGGGCACTGACACATGATACCCTTGTTTGTTCATTTAGTGGTCAGCCAGATCTAAAAGGCAGTAAGGCtagtaaataaatatagaaagaaaGTGGATAGAATCATAACTGATGACAGAAGTTGAtaaatttaacctttttttaccCTTCATTTAGCTGCGGAACTGGCCTGAAGGTGACCTTCAAAGGAGTGCCTTTTTGACTGCATCTGCTCCCTTTACCTCCTCCTTGGACTCCATGATCTGTGGTAATTGACTAAAGTGGCCTTTactagattgttttaatatttaaatgagaaaaataaaatcatatatacattttaatatattttaaaataaaaaaatattttaaaaataactattactaCAGCTATAAACACTGCATAATCCAAGATTTTTTCTTggataaattattgaaagattGCTTGCGATGGGGGGGATTCGCTAGAGACATTTTCATCATTGCAGTACTTTTAATTCTTTGACAAGCAACTTTTGAATCAAATAATTAGAATACCAACCACCAAGATTATGAGGCATGCATGGGATTTGTAATTAGATTGTATCAATTATACTTGGACCAATGTACACATTTTACGGTGCTATTATAAGGCCATAGATTTTATGATCATTCTCCAAGGCCATTGAagcttattttgaaaaattaattgcCTCATGAACCAATATTTGTTTAGTATATTggttccaaattaaaaaaaaaaaaaaaaaagtcaacaataTTGTGGAATCCTACTACTACACACAACATCACATAAATCCAGGACACCATgcgtaaaaaagaaaaaaggaaaaggaaaaataaatcgaGCTATTAATATATAGATAGAATCCTCATATGGGATCCACTAGagttcattttcttatttctttacgACTTGTTGAGCATGGTTTCATGGTACAAGAAGACTTTCATGCTTATGCTTGCAAGTTTAATGTAGAGTATTAGAAGACACGAAACTTGAGAGTACGTGTGAAAACTTTGGTTCTAATACTAAGTACCTATCGTGATTTTTCCTTCCCTTGCGTGATGGAAGAAAATAAGGGTAGATTTCAAcatttcacttatttttttctttctcccgAGGACTTTAAGACTATCATTTAATTGTACAAGTGGCCTCAATTTAAacccaaataaatatttatatcaatcTTATCTCTTTAAGTTTCACGAATTCccaattaagttttttcatcTGTATTTGGTCATATTTTCACTCTTTTTTATAGGAAAtaacatcttttattttaagaaattgtcCATCCAAAATTAAGCCAAATTTAGTGTTGGGGATaagagaaaatttattaaaaggaaaaatagatgcattttttgaagttaagaggatatatatatattgtttgaaaaaaaaattgttgttgaattgattttaattttatttttctagaagtCATCTATTcgaatatcataaattttagaattattaaaagtttatatggttattaactttAGAATCTATGAAATTAATCAAGGTATGTATAAACTAACCCAgaccatgttaattaaaaaaagattgattttaaattgattaataatgTAATTTACACATCTACTTATGAACAAAACGTTGCTCTCACAATTATGGAAGATATTCTTAGGTGCATTACTTAAGGAGGTCTCGGTCCTTACAAGACAATCCAATAAAAACATCAAGCAAGGCATCAAATGACACTTCCATAAACTATCAGCAACAGACCCAACAACATCTATAATTAAGGCTCATTACTTGATAAattacaaaacatttaaaagcTCCTCATCAAACGCATTTTGGTCCCAGCCACCAACAACCATGGCCAATTCAGTAACTCCGCCTCTCTAaccctctcttttttaaaacagtTCTTCTACTTTCCAGCCCAAAAACCACCCCTtaaaccctctctctctctctctctctctctctctctgctctTTACTCTCTAGACAAACATCCATGGCCATCTTTAACACCAGGACCAGAATAGTCTTTTTCTGCACACTAAGCTTGCTCGTCCTTTTCTCTCCACGgctctcttcctcctcttcaaTCCATGACCTTCTTATCTCAAAGGGGTTACCAGCTGGCCTCCTCCCTAAAGAAGTCAAGTCCTACACCCTGTCTGAAGATGGCTACTTAGAGGTGTTCCTCGATGGTCCATGCTTGACCAAGTATGAGAATAGGGTCTTCTTTGAAAGCGTGGTGAGGGCTAATCTCACTTATCGTAGTCTCTCAGGGGTTGTCGGTTTGTCTCAAGAAGAACTCTTTCTTTGGCTACCAGTTAAAGATATCATAGTTGATGATCCAGAATCAGGACTTATTTTGTTTGACATTGGGGTTGCTCATAAGCAACTTTCTTTATCACTCTTTGAAGATCCACCAAATTGCAAGCCTCAAGGTATATCACAtttctttaatctttattttctttttatttcttcccCGTCATGTGTTGATCCttattgattaattgatttcatccagaatatatataatctaattgTTCTTGGTATGTATTAACTAGTGAATAGCCAGCCTTGATTCCCCTTCTCCTGTTTCATGGCGGGTGCATGGTTTGTAACTTATGAAATGGCTAATTAAGTAGCCAGCAGTTTCTATGTTGTGAGTTTAGTAAACGAAACTGCCTTGGGTTTTAATGCCTGCATGCCATGTCCGTTTCTTCCAGTGACATTCATCGGCTGGTGCCTCAGACCTAGAAACTGCTCACGCAGcactgtgttttgtttttttccttgttttgtttGCGTGCTCTGTTACCTCTCACAGAGAAATCcaagattttttcttaaaagaacgCACAACGATGTGTTaatctgttatatttttttaagggaaaaagaCGTGTAGGTTTTTCATGATAATAAGAGGGTTTAAGCATGTGAATGTGTGCAGGTGAGTTGAAGAACCATGCGAGGAAGGAGAAAGGGTTTGCGGCAGTGAGATAGAAGATGGATGCCACCCTgtttcttcaactttttttcaatttccataaAAGAAATGTTTTGTTTAATGATCCATAATATATGTAGGTGCTATATCAGATTAGAGGTTTTGTTAGTTCATGTATAAAAATGGCAATTCTGAGAATCTTCTAACTTGTATTCATTTACCTTTGTTCCTCCTGCCCTAACCATTCTTcatttttgaagttaaaaagATTAGATAAGAATCAAAGCAAAGAATTCAATGCAATACGATGATTCTAAATCCGTTATTTTCTGGATttattttgagagaaaaaacaaaatatataaaaaaactttattacccctaaaaaataataagttaaaatttGTTATAAATCACCATCTCTCCAGACTCCAATTACATGCTTCTCTAAATAattctaacaatttttttttttggaatatagaAGTCTTAATAGCTATCTGGCCTACATTTTGATAAACGGGTCCTATTTCAAAAGGATGCAAAAGCCTCCCGTCACGGGTGAAGTTTGTGCTTCTTTGCAGACAACAAACTTTTTCTTTTGatggattattattatataaataatcctTTTTTAGTGTATTATTGCAATCTTCTATAGTGAAAATCACCTTCTTGTAGGGAACTTTATTTTACGCGGGAATTGTGGGGTATCCTAAGTCGGGTCGTCATGTCTCTTTGTTTTGGATGGACCCACAAGCGACTTAATGCTGGGCTCTGTATTAATAATTACACTTTGTTTTTGTGTATGTGCCTTTGGCACTTTCACGAAccttcagttttttatttttaaattaatttttaaaaataattattatcatactCTCAAACACTTTCTTGTTTGTTGTACATGTTATAgatactttttgttttttcatagttttacaTGCGACTCGTGTATTAGTTTATGTGCCAGTTATTCTTAAAAATGAGAACTTGAACTTGGAACTTGCCGAGGTTCCATCATGGTCTTTGTCTTatgaaatatttaatctttTGGCTAGATACTTTTCTTGCTATATGATTTTCactagataaataataaaaaaaaacaggtaaaAAGATTGTGAGGCCTTGAATTATGATTGTAATTTTGAATCCAATAATAAATCATACcattatattgatttatatatttttaacgtTTTCTTAGTATTCATatccctttatatatatacatatacacgCGCACGCAAGAACATATCCTCATGTATATACACTTGCACGGGAGCATGAGCGCATATTCTctggattaaaaatatttagacatTAACAATAGTATCCAAGCAATCAAATGATTAGTCAAAAAATgtactaattataattttaacaatataatttaattgatcaaattttaaatttatttttttataaattatcaatttaagttTTACAAACCTTATGGCCACTAgagacttatataattattaattttagggctcgtgagattagtcgaggtatgTGTAAGCTGGCTCAGACATGATccactataataataataaaaaatgaatcaattaTTAGCTttattacttaatttttatcattctgGAAAGATGGATTCATTTTGAATGGGTAAACTTGTTGCAGAGCACACGCCGCCCAACCCTTTTCACATTCACATGTTCAAGCCTTGGCCACTCAGCGCTTGAGATATTTCATGCAGGAGACCTGTTAAATCTTGGAATGTCTCATCTTGAACTttactttcttgtttttatgTAATTTCTTCCCACCTCCTCCTCTTGAAATTGGGAATCTGGTTTTGGCTTGTTGCTTTGTCCTTTCATGTTATATTTGGCTTCTAAAGGCCATGCTCTCATGGCTTTCTTCAATAGTCATGGCCAACTTGCAAGGCATGACCatgataaattatattaaaaaaaaaaaggaggggagcatatatatatatatatatagtatttaaaGAGAGAGGGGTCATTGTCTTTAGACTGTGTCTTTATGTACTCTTCtagtataataattatagtataATTTAAAAGGGTAATATTATTCTACCTGGAAAATCATGTAAAGTGACCTGTGTCTCGTATCGTCAACAGCAAAACTATTGGAATGGGATGCCGATGGCTCACCTGCTCGAGAGCTCTTTCTGAATCGTtggaaaagataaaaagtttTCCACCTATATATGGGCTTGTAATCAACTATAGTATGCTCCTCCCCAAGATTTATCAACCTGCTAGAACTCCTGCGTGCAACAAAAAGATCAGCAGACTAATTAATGATCTCCCAATAGTCACATGCTGTCATTAATAAGGAAATTATGCATAAAAGAGTGCAGAACCACGTAAAATCCCAAATCTCAA
This genomic interval from Populus alba chromosome 1, ASM523922v2, whole genome shotgun sequence contains the following:
- the LOC118030184 gene encoding uncharacterized protein, which gives rise to MAIFNTRTRIVFFCTLSLLVLFSPRLSSSSSIHDLLISKGLPAGLLPKEVKSYTLSEDGYLEVFLDGPCLTKYENRVFFESVVRANLTYRSLSGVVGLSQEELFLWLPVKDIIVDDPESGLILFDIGVAHKQLSLSLFEDPPNCKPQGELKNHARKEKGFAAVR